The Legionella lansingensis DNA window ATTAGAATTATTTGTGTGAGCATTTGCTGAGGAAAATCGTCACCCTCCGCGAAAGCGGAGGGTCTATGAAAGCAAGTCAGATAGTGAGTGATAATGGAAAAATACTCATACGTGTACATTGTAACAAATCAAAAGAAGGGTACGTTATATATTGGCGTAACATCAAACCTCATTAAAAGGATTTGGGAGCATAAAAACAAGATGGTTGAGGGTTTCACCAAAAAATATGGTTGTAATCGCCTTGTTATTATGAGCAACATTCGGATATGTTTGAAGCAATTAAACGTGAAAAGAGATTAAAAAAATATCTTAGAACATGGAAAATAGATTTAATTGAGTCTGTTAATCCAAAATGGGACGATTTATACAAAAATATTTTGTGATTAACAATAACATGGACCCTCCGCTTTCGCGGAGGGCGACGGTATGTGATTGCAAAGATGGATCCCCACCTACGCGGGGATGACATAGTTTTGGTAAACACTCATTCTATGCGTCTACATAGCCAGCTGTCATTGCGTCACAATTCTTTTGCAATGAATTGAATTAATGCAGTAATCTTTGCCTTTACTCGTAAAATAGTAGGCAAAACCTGGAAGACCTGCTGAATCCCAATATCCCGCTGTTCTCTTTCAGAACTGAAAGCACGCTCTATATTGTATATTAGCCAGTTGAGCCAGTTGCCAAGAACACCATAAAATGCAGCCTCCAAATGATCCTTATTAATCGCTCCTCCAGCGAAGGCATATGCTTTAAGCATTTTTATAAATAACGACTTATTGAAAAGCTGTGTAGTAATGCCACTCCAATCAAGGGCACAATTGATAATTTCATAAGTTGGATTGAGTTTTCGTGCGGATTCCCAATCGATTAGAAAGGGGAAATCATTTTCATCCCATAAAACATTTTTCTGATCAAGATCGCCATGGCTTACCACACTGTTACTTTGTAAAATTGGTATCGCTTTTTGATAGAGATCGTTGGTCTTTGTTATAGCCGATTGATTATCTTTTAATTGCTCGCTAAAGACTAAATGTTGACTTAATGATTCGTTTATCAAAGAAATAATTTTCCCATTAGAGTGAATATCGAATTCTTGGGAGTCAAGCTCAGGTACATTAAGATTGATGCCGTGGATTCCAGCCAGGACAGTGGCAATCTTAATCGCATGCACCTCAGATATGGCGTCCTTATCAAGTGCTTTTGCTGCTATCCAAGGATAAGCAAGAAAAGCTTCATCTTCTGAAAAAATTAAATAATTATTTTCCGTTTTTATAGCATGGACTGCTGGAATATTATGCCTGGAAAATTGAAAGGCAATTTCTTCCGTCAGTTCATATTGGAATCTTAGTTCCTCAGTAAATTTAATATCATTATTTAGCTGTTTTATAGCAAATTTAGAATCTCTACCTTCCAGATACCACATTCTGTGCAAGAGTCCACCGTAAACTCGTTTAGGCAATTCGCAAGGTACAATATTTAATTTTTTACAGATTGTTTCTAATTGATTTTTATTCACGTTGATACTATCTCAGAATGCCTTGTGTTTCTGAATCTTCGTTAAAAAATTTCACGAAAAAAGTCTTGCTTAATTTGGGATTTTTTTTATTTTCCCTGGTGAATTCTGCTTTGAAGCCACATTTTTTATAAAATTCTGGAGCTTGAAAAGCACTTGTCACTAGGTTGATATTATTGAACCCCTGACCTTTGAAATGATTTTCAAGAGCTGACAATAACTGCCTTCCATATCCTTTGCCACGATAAGAACTGTCCACCCAGATATCATCAACATAAATTTCTGCGAACGCCGTATAAGCATTGAGAACACCAAAAATCTCATCTTTTTCATTGGAGATGACTACTGAAAATCGTCGGTAATTAACGTCTATACCATGACGGGTTTCATAGGCAATCAGATCTTTGGTCATTCGTTTTTCAGTCGCCTCATCGATTTCATCAAATTTGATTTGGCATTCTTTCTTTGTGATATCCGAGCCATTTGTAAAAATCATGGGAACTGTCCTTGTTGTGTGGGCGATTTTAGTTTCTTCGTAAACCACAATACCAAATCATCATCTACTGGAGCACTATTACCTGGTTTAACCGCTTTATACTGGTAAGTCACACCATGGCCATCAGGGCTGTATCCCTTTTTGATATACAATTTTTGAGCGTTGCCATAATCTTGATATAAACCGACACCCAAGCCAACCACATCACTACGTAATGCAGCTTCTCTTTCTGCAGTATTCAATAAGCGAGAACCAATCCCCTTATTACGATATGGAGGCAGAACATTTAAATCCATAATCTCAGGAATATGATTCTCTCTAAAAGGCTGATAATAGGAAACCCACTTTAAGGTCACATAACCTGCAAGTTGTTCATTGTAAAAAGCAAGCCAAATGAGACGTTCATCTCTCATCTGTTCATGCCAATACGATTCAAATGTCGATTTAGGTTTGGGCCAATGGTGACGAGCAAATTCATTGACTAAATGAGTAATATCTTTTTCTGCAAAGGTGCTTATTTTTATTGGACTCTGCTTTTGAATGGATGGATCAGATTCAAAAAATTCTTTACGCAAAAAATAAAAAACAGAATTCTTCTGAAAACCACGTCGTTCAAATTCAAGCTTAAATCCTAACTTATGATAAAAACCAATTGCTTCCCAATCCATGGTATTCACTGTGGCAAAAGTGCAACCCTTTTCTTTTCCATAGTCCAAGGCGGCATTCATGAGTTTCTTGCCCCAGCCTTGATTTCTTATTGAATCACTCACCCAAAGCTGGTCGATGTAAAGACAGCCATAAAGCGTACTTCCATTACACCCACCTACAATTGTGTTGTCTTTATCACGAATAAAAAAAGCAAAAAAATCCAGAGGCTTAAACCCCTTTTTTTCCCTGGCATAAGCCATAATGCCGTTGCCTAAAATTTGAATATCATTTGGCAATGGATTCTCTTCAAAAGATAGCTGTAAAGTCATGATTGATGCTACTCGAATAGAGTACAGTGTGCCATACCACCTAGATGATTATTCATCAGCAATCGCACCTCTGCGCCAGTTGGGGATCTGTGTTGATACTCTTGTGGGATAGCTTTTGTTTTCATTTACTACCTCAATATTTTTTATTAACAGTGTGTCATGTCTGGCTACTAAAACCTTCATTACACACTGCATCAAGGCTTCGCTAGCTGCTTACATTAGAATATTATTTTTCGCCTCGCATCAGATAAATGGATAAGGTAAACCAATATTCACCAGAAAATTTCTCTTGGCATTCTTGATCATATGTGTTTACCAAGGCCTCATTAATGGAGTTGATGTATTTACTGGGGATTTGGCCTTGAAAAAAAGCAATACCTTTAACAAATTTACGAAAAATGTCCAGAGAAGGTAAAAGAATCTGATGCTTTAACCGTTCAAACTTGATGTGTTTAAAGGGCAACGCAAGTATTTTTTCTTCTAAGTTTTGAAAGTCCCGATAATCTACCGGTGGTTTAAAATCGTTTAAACAGGGGAATTGCCCAGACGCTTGAACACGGTAATAGCTTGTAATGAAAGGATCATCGCCGGAA harbors:
- a CDS encoding GNAT family N-acetyltransferase, producing MTLQLSFEENPLPNDIQILGNGIMAYAREKKGFKPLDFFAFFIRDKDNTIVGGCNGSTLYGCLYIDQLWVSDSIRNQGWGKKLMNAALDYGKEKGCTFATVNTMDWEAIGFYHKLGFKLEFERRGFQKNSVFYFLRKEFFESDPSIQKQSPIKISTFAEKDITHLVNEFARHHWPKPKSTFESYWHEQMRDERLIWLAFYNEQLAGYVTLKWVSYYQPFRENHIPEIMDLNVLPPYRNKGIGSRLLNTAEREAALRSDVVGLGVGLYQDYGNAQKLYIKKGYSPDGHGVTYQYKAVKPGNSAPVDDDLVLWFTKKLKSPTQQGQFP
- a CDS encoding aminoglycoside phosphotransferase family protein; this encodes MNKNQLETICKKLNIVPCELPKRVYGGLLHRMWYLEGRDSKFAIKQLNNDIKFTEELRFQYELTEEIAFQFSRHNIPAVHAIKTENNYLIFSEDEAFLAYPWIAAKALDKDAISEVHAIKIATVLAGIHGINLNVPELDSQEFDIHSNGKIISLINESLSQHLVFSEQLKDNQSAITKTNDLYQKAIPILQSNSVVSHGDLDQKNVLWDENDFPFLIDWESARKLNPTYEIINCALDWSGITTQLFNKSLFIKMLKAYAFAGGAINKDHLEAAFYGVLGNWLNWLIYNIERAFSSEREQRDIGIQQVFQVLPTILRVKAKITALIQFIAKEL